The following coding sequences are from one Anguilla anguilla isolate fAngAng1 chromosome 12, fAngAng1.pri, whole genome shotgun sequence window:
- the zgc:153372 gene encoding arsenite methyltransferase: MASQVHKNVQEYYGSRLETSEDLQTSASCTMPARPMSKSALDALKLVHPEVSKRYFGCGIVVPEKLTGCKVLDLGSGSGRDCYILSRLVGKSGRVIGIDMTEELISASRKYIKYHQEAFGYEEPNTTFVQGYLERLGEAGIQSDSLDVVVSNCVMCLCPDKKAVMKEAYRVLKEGGEFYFSDMYADKVVPEHLKEDPVLWREGMGGALYWRDLIAPVQDIGFSTPRLLAASHIAVHNAELLRKTGGIRYASGTYRFFKLPKSSVTVGAEVTYKGTVPDHSDQLDFDASHSFQRDVPLPVDAEAAAVLRSSRYSTDFLIQDSESQATSQDHAPQYSHLNPFLLADKLGSSIRQCSKTEKKAGCDGAPPGGCEATNSTSSCGK; the protein is encoded by the exons ATGGCCTCTCAAGTGCATAAAAATGTTCAG GAATACTACGGCTCGCGCCTAGAAACGTCCGAAGACTTACAAACAAGTGCGTCATGCACGATGCCCGCGCGCCCTATGTCCAAGAGTGCGTTAGATGCCCTCAAACTGGTCCACCCAGAAGTGTCAAAAAG gtaTTTTGGATGTGGCATAGTGGTTCCAGAAAAGCTGACAGGCTGTAAGGTCTTGGACCTGGGGAGCGGTTCTGGACGAGACTGCTACATCCTTAGCAGGCTTGTGGGGAAGAGCGGCCGCGTGATTGGCATCGACATGACCGAGGAGCTG ATCTCGGCGTCGCGTAAATACATCAAGTACCACCAGGAAGCGTTTGGTTACGAGGAACCCAACACCACCTTCGTCCAGGGATACCTGGAGAGGCTGGGAGAGGCTGGGATACAGAGCGACTCTCTGGATGTCGTAGT gtcaAACTGTGTGATGTGCTTGTGTCCAGATAAGAAGGCTGTCATGAAAGAGGCATACAGGGTCCTTAAG GAAGGTGGAGAATTCTATTTTAGTGATATGTATGCAGACAAAGTTGTTCCTGAACATCTGAAAGAAGATCCAGTACTATGGA GGGAAGGCATGGGCGGCGCCCTCTACTGGCGGGACCTGATCGCGCCGGTGCAGGACATCGGCTTCAGCACGCCCCGCCTCCTGGCCGCCAGTCACATCGCGGTCCATAACGCCGAGCTCCTGAGGAAAACCG GTGGCATCAGGTACGCGTCTGGCACTTACCGCTTCTTCAAACTGCCCAAAAGCTCCGTAACGGTGGGGGCGGAGGTCACGTACAAGGGGACGGTGCCCGACCACAGCGACCAGCTGGACTTTGACGCCTCGCACTCCTTCCAG AGAGACGTGCCGCTTCCTGTCGACGCCGAGGCGGCTGCCGTACTGCGCTCCTCCCGCTACTCGACCGACTTCCTGATCCAGGACTCGGAAAGCCAGGCCACGAGCCAGGACCACGCGCCCCAG TACTCTCACCTCAACCCGTTCCTGCTGGCGGACAAGCTGGGCTCCTCCATCAGGCAGTGCTCTAAGACTGAGAAAAAGGCCGGCTGTGATGGggcgccccctggaggctgTGAGGCGACCAACAGCACAAGCAGCTGTGGGAAATAG